The following proteins are co-located in the Betta splendens chromosome 9, fBetSpl5.4, whole genome shotgun sequence genome:
- the LOC114862217 gene encoding hydroxycarboxylic acid receptor 2-like, with amino-acid sequence MCKAEPQVSCEGQSHTSLKKADDTERGCSSLLYELPDGGCLSMRCHFNGTLLVDVLPPLLLTEFILGVAGNGLALWIFCFHLKPWKSSTVLLSNLAVADFLLNMVLPLRATYYMSGLRWGLGGALCNLCLFMLAMNRSGSAFFLMAIAVDRYMRVVHPHHPINSLSVSKAVLGALGLWLLTIAMTAHIFSLQHRNSTYCESFVVQTATQSNLSWHKFEFLFSFYIPLFVILYCTVRIVRHLRGRQLAQHAKIRRALFFIIVVVLLFSICFLPSNITQLLIWIKTYTMDQKSDVEICSDMENLTTAFFITISLTYLNSVLDPVIYYFSSPAFKNICRKALHLPQADATESAEKKTRETASQSLSQL; translated from the coding sequence ATGTGCAAAGCAGAACCCCAGGTTTCCTGCGAAGGTCAAAGCCACACCTCTTTAAAGAAAGCAGACGACACCGAGCGAGgttgttcctctctgctctacGAGCTGCCAGACGGCGGCTGCCTCAGCATGCGGTGTCATTTCAACGGGACCCTGCTGGTGGACGTGCTCCctccgctgctgctgacggAGTTCATCCTGGGCGTGGCGGGGAACGGCCTGGCCCTCTGGATCTTCTGCTTCCACCTGAAGCCCTGGAAGAGCAGCACGGTGCTGCTGTCCAACCTGGCCGTGGCCGACTTTCTGCTCAACATGGTGCTGCCTTTGCGCGCCACCTACTACATGTCTGGGCTGAGGTGGGGGCTCGGAGGGGCCCTGTGCAACCTCTGCCTCTTCATGCTGGCCATGAACCGCAGCGGGAGCGCCTTCTTCCTCATGGCCATCGCCGTGGACAGGTACATGCGCGTGGTGCACCCCCACCATCCCATCAACTCGCTGAGCGTCTCCAAGGCCGTGCTCGGAGCCCTGGGACTGTGGCTGCTCACCATCGCCATGACGGCTCATATCTTCAGTCTGCAGCATCGCAACTCCACCTACTGCGAGAGCTTCGTGGTTCAGACGGCGACTCAAAGTAACCTGAGCTGGCACAAGTTTGAGTTTCTCTTTTCCTTCTACATTCCTCTGTTTGTGATCCTCTACTGCACCGTTCGCATCGTCCGCCACCTGAGAGGGAGACAGCTGGCCCAGCACGCCAAGATCAGAAGAGCTCTGTTCTTCATCATAGTAGTGGTGCTCCTCTTCAGCATCTGCTTCCTCCCcagcaacatcacacagctgctgatcTGGATAAAAACGTACACCATGGACCAAAAGTCCGATGTGGAAATCTGTTCAGACATGGAGAACCTGACCACAGCCTTTTTCATCACCATCAGCCTGACCTATCTCAACAGCGTCCTGGATCCTGTGATCTACTACTTCTCCAGCCCTGCCTTCAAGAACATCTGCAGGAAGGCTCTCCATCTGCCCCAAGCAGACGCGACTGAGAGTGCAGAGAAGAAAACCAGAGAAACGGCTTCACAGTCGCTCAGCCAGCTGTGA